In Campylobacter showae, the genomic stretch TCTTATTAGCGCCATCGTTTGCGCCCTTTTTACCCAGATTGCATGCCTTCTCGTAGTATTTTGCTGATGTTTTTGGTCACTATCCTCTATATAAGCGGCGTATATCGCACAAGCTACCCAGTTTCCCGAAGAATCGCAGGCCGCCTTATAATCCTCAGCGATTCCAGCCTTCATTACGTTTTGCGTAGATTTTAAATTTTGCGCTTCAAGCTCGTTGGATTTGCTGCAAATTTGCTTTAGTTGTTCGTTAAATATAGTGTTGTTTTGAAATACGGGATCTGACTTCTTTTTGCCGGGTTCGCAGGCTTTTTTATAGTATTTTGCCGCCTCTTTATTATCCTTTCCTTCCATAAACATAGCAAACACCCCGCAAGCAAACATATCATCGTTATTATCGCAATCTTTTTCTGTTGCGCTGACACCTTTGCCATATCCGCATCATTGCCGCTCATAGTAGCCGCTATAGTGCAGCCCTCTTTATACCCCGCATTGCACGCCTTTTGAAAAAACTCGAGGGCTTTTTTGTTATCTTTTTCTACTGCTTTTCCTTCAAGATAAAATCCTGCCAGTCCAAAGCAGCTAAGAGCATAACCGCCGCCACACGCTTTTTTATGAAACTTAAAAGCTTTTGCCAAATCTTTCTTTATGCCCAAATTGCCGACCTCTGGAATACCTTCATATACTGCGCCGAGATAGCTGCAAGCTTCCACATACTTCATGGTTCCATTTTTATTGGTGAAATCTTTGCCGCTTTCGCATATTTTTTCCACCTCACTTATAAGCTCCTCAATCGTTGGTTCTTTTGCCTCCGCGACAAGCATAAAAGAGCATAAAAAAGCCAAAGCTAAAACGATTTTTTTCACTTCTTCCTCCTTAAATATTTTCCGTATCATCTCATTTTTTACTGTCAAATATTGTCATTTAGTGTAGATAATTTTATACGTATTCCATATTTTTAAAGAATTATAGAAGCGAGCCATCTCTCTTTTAATAAGCGCCAAAATTTAAACAAAATATCGCTTATTTAAGACTCTTAGGCACCCAGCTTGCCGTTTGACGTAAATTTTATAAACCCGTTCGCCTTAGCAATAAGATAACTTTAGTAAAAACAGAATTTACAAATTTGACATGCTCGCCAAATTTAGTTTTTTGTACGGCTATCGCAAGCTCTTGTTTTAAATTTGACTAGCTTGCATCGTCTATAAATTTGGCTATCTTTTTGATGAAGTTTTCCCACGACCATGCTATACTTTTCGGCTATTTTTAAAGAATTTATCTGAGTACGGATTGAAATTTATTGCTTAACGGCCAAACTTATAATGTCGTTTTGTAAAACTTTTAACCCAAATTTGACCGCAACCGTAAACTACACCAAATGTTATAGCATTGCACTGGAATATTGTTTTGGGATTTATATCGTTTGATTTATGAGCGTATAGGTGTAAATTTGCATAAATGTATTATCCTATTTTTTAGTACATTCCCCATCAAATTTATGCCGAGCATTTTATTGGACTATCTTTTTAAACCCATTCTAACGCGATTTATGCAGGTAAGCACAAGCAAAAGCGCCACCGCGTAAAGCGCCCAACTAAACCATGAGGGCAGCTGACTAAATACCGCATATATAGTGCCCACAAGCCCGAATACGAATGCGCGATCGCTCTTACCCATAGGGCCGTCATAACACCTGCCGCTGCCGTGTATCTGCCCTAGAACGCCTAAAAATTCGCTCATAAAGGCTAAAAAGATAACGAGCGCGATAATGCCCCATTCAAATGGTGCCACAAAAGCAAACGGTAAATAAAGCGCGGTGTCTGAAATAACGTCAGTAGCTTCGTTTAAATAGCCTCCAAGCGGCGTTTTTTGATTAAATTCGCGGGCCAGCATGCCGTCGATAGCATTCAAAGCCATACGCACAAACATCCAGATGGGCAACAGAAAAAATAGAGTAGAGACGTCGGAAAATTTGACGAGTAGCGCGCCTAATAAAATAGACAAAATGCAGGCCGCTAATGTGACTTGATTTGCCGTAATGCCGGCATTATAAAGACGCTTTACTAACGGACGAAGTAGGTTTTGAAATTTGGGTTTTAACTCGTAAATACTCATGATGCTCCAAATAATTTTAATTTGGTATTTTCCCCTAAAAATACTTGAATAAAGTTTAATTATAGCTTGAGAATATTTTAAGACCTAGAGTTACCACAAATACTCGCTTAAATCAATCCCAGACAATGCAAACTCACCAAACACAACTATATACCACAAGATATCAAACTAAAAACAGACTAATGTGATACATACCCTAAAACAATTCAAAAAAGAATATGATTAAAGCAATTCGAAAGACATAACGTAAGGAATAAGATATAAATTTAAAAAGTCAAAAACAAATATCCAAAAACAAATTATAAAGCCAAGATAGAGATACAAAAAACCAGTTAAAACAAAAAAACTAAAAACAAATTTATAAAAATATACAACAGATTACAAGAGAACTAAAGCAAAGAATACAGAATATAAAATAAGAGAGTAAATAGTATAAAAGCATAAAAAACAAAGCCCGCAACGACCTACTTTCCCGACATCCCAGTAAGGGAGAGTATCATCAGCCAGGACGAGCTTAGCTTCTTGGTTCGAGATGGAGCAAGGCGTTTCCTCGTCTGTATAGTCACGGGCAGTGTTAAAGAAATAAACTATATTAATTTACTTCTTTAACACTGCTATTTAATTGTTAAAAGTCAAATTTCATTTTAACTAAAACAAGATCTTGATAAGGTATAGATTAGATATTTTATTTCTAATTTTGGAAATAAAATTACCCTTAACAAGGAAGTGATGCTTATTAAAAGATAAGCAGACGAGCTATTAGTACTGGTCAGCTAAAGGACTTTCATCCATTACACACCCAGCCTATCAAACTTATAGTCTATAAGAGCTCTTAAAAGAAGATTCATCTTGGAGTTGGCTTCCTGCTTAGATGCTTTCAGCGGTTATCACATCCCGACATAGCTACCCAGCGCTACCCTTGGCAGGATAACTGGTACACCAGTGGTCGGTTCAACCCGGTCCTCTCGTACTAGGGTCAACTCTCCTCAATCTTCTTGCGCCCACGGCAGATAGGGACCGAACTGTCTCACGACGTTCTGAACCCAGCTCGCGTACCGCTTTAAATGGCGAACAGCCATACCCTTGGGACCTGCTCCAGCCCCAGGATGCGATGAGCCGACATCGAGGTGCCAAACCTCCCCGTCGATGTGAGCTCTTGGGGGAGATCAGCCTGTTATCCCCGGGGTACCTTTTATCCTTTGAGCGATGGCCCTTCCACACAGAACCACCGGATCACTAAGACCGACTTTCGTCCCTGCTTGACGTGTATGTCTTGCAGTTAAGCTGGCTTTTGCCTTTATACTCTGCGAACGATTTCCAACCGTTCTGAGCCAACCTTTGTAAGCCTCCGTTACATTTTGGGAGGCGACCGCCCCAGTCAAACTACCCACCAGACATTGTCCTACTTGAGGATAACTCAAGCTAGTTAGCTATCAGAATAAAAAAGAGTGGTATCTCAACAACGGCTCACCATAAACTGGCGTCTATGGATCAAAGCCTCCCACCTATCCTGCACATTTTTATCCCAATAGCAGTGTCAAGCTGTAGTAAAGGTCCACGGGGTCTTTCCGTCTTGCCGCGGGTAGGAGGAATTTTCACCTCCACTACAATTTCACTGGATCCCTCTTCGAGACAGCTCCCATCTCGTTACGCCATTCATGCAGGTCGATATTTAATCGACAAGGAATTTCGCTACCTTAGGACCGTTATAGTTACGGCCGCCGTTTACTCGGGCTTCGATCAAACGCTTCGCAGAGCTAACGTCATCAATTAACCTTCGAGCACCGGGCAGGCGTCACACCCTATACATCCTCTTACGAGTTAGCAGAGTGCTGTGTTTTTGGTAAACAGTCGGGAGGGACTCTTTGTTGTAACCTTCAATGCTTACGGAGTAAATCCTTCACAAAGTTAGGCACACCTTATACCGAAGATACGGTGCTATTTTGCAGAGTTCCTTGAAGAGAGTTCTTCCACGCGCCTTAGAATACTCATCCCACCCACCTGTGTCGGTTTACGGTACGGGCAACTATAACTAAACTTAGAAACTTTTCTTGGCTCGACAGTATCAGCAATTCGCTATCCATTCCGAAGAACTTCAAACGCCTGTGGGGTCTCGGCTTAAAAAGATCCGGATTTGCCTGGATCTTAACCTACACCTTTCGACTAGCACTACCATCCGCTAGCTTGCTTAACTCTAAGCGTCCTTCCATCGCACATTATAGTTGGCATTGGAATATTAACCAATTTTCCATCGCATACCCCTTTCGGACTTTGCTTAGGACCCGGCTAACCCTACGATGACGAGCATCGCGTAGGAAACCTTGGGTTTACGGCGTTGGGGATTCTCACCCCAATTATCGCTACTCATGCCTGCATGCTCACTTGCATTCGCTCCAGCGCTCCTTACCGGTACACCTTCGACGCTGAATGCAACGCTCTCCTACCACTTAGTAAAACTAAGTCTAAAGCTTCGGTACTCATTTTAGCCCCGTTATATTTTCCGCGCAGAATCACTAGACCAGTGAGCTATTACGCTTTCTTTAAAGGATGGCTGCTTCTAAGCCAACCTCCTGGTTGTTTAAGTAACTCCACATCGTTTTCCACTTAAATGAGATTTAGGGACCTTAGCTGTTAGTCTGGGTTGTTCCCCTCTCGACGACGGATTTTATCACTCGCCGCCTGACTGCCATGATTACACACTAGGTATTCGGAGTTTGATAGGGTTTGGTACATTGGTGTATGCCCTAGCCCATTCAGTGCTCTACCCCCCAGTGTTACTACATGACGCTATACCTAAATATATTTCGGAGAGAACCAGCTATCACGATGTTTGATTGACCTTTCACCCCTATCCACAAGTCATCCCATGGCTTTTCAACGCCAGCGGGTTGGGTCCTCCACCGGCTCTTACACCGGCTTCAACCTGCTCATGGATAGATCACATCGTTTCGGGTCTGCAGCATCTGACTAAACGCCCTATTAAGACTCGCTTTCGCTACGGCTCCGGGTTTCCTTAACCTCGCCAGACACCACAACTCGCAGGCTCATTATGCAAAAGGCAGTCCATCACACGTCATAAAGAATCGTGCTCTGAATGATTGTAAGTAAATGGTTTCAGGTTCTATTTCACTCTGATCACCTCAGTTCTTTTCACCTTTCCCTCACGGTACTTGTGCACTATCGGTCTAGTAGTAGTATTTAGGGTTGGATCGTGGTCGACCCAGCTTCAGACAGAATATCACGTGTTCCGCCCTACTCAGGATACTGCTAAGCAAAACAAAGCTTTCATATACGGGAGTATCACCCTCTGTGCTTAATCTTTCCAGATTATTCTATTAGCTAAGTTTAGTCTATATCGCA encodes the following:
- a CDS encoding tetratricopeptide repeat protein yields the protein MKKIVLALAFLCSFMLVAEAKEPTIEELISEVEKICESGKDFTNKNGTMKYVEACSYLGAVYEGIPEVGNLGIKKDLAKAFKFHKKACGGGYALSCFGLAGFYLEGKAVEKDNKKALEFFQKACNAGYKEGCTIAATMSGNDADMAKVSAQQKKIAIITMICLLAGCLLCLWKERIIKRRQNTIKKPANPAKRSQIPYFKTTLYLTNN
- a CDS encoding CDP-alcohol phosphatidyltransferase family protein, with translation MSIYELKPKFQNLLRPLVKRLYNAGITANQVTLAACILSILLGALLVKFSDVSTLFFLLPIWMFVRMALNAIDGMLAREFNQKTPLGGYLNEATDVISDTALYLPFAFVAPFEWGIIALVIFLAFMSEFLGVLGQIHGSGRCYDGPMGKSDRAFVFGLVGTIYAVFSQLPSWFSWALYAVALLLVLTCINRVRMGLKR